In Mycetocola zhujimingii, one DNA window encodes the following:
- a CDS encoding VOC family protein, with protein sequence MNALTTPDKLAADTAMGPVTLLVADLDAMTTYYTDAVPLRILSATDRTVTLGRGGVPTVILEHAPELTHAAAGSAGLFHTAILFESKAALAAALYSVARKAPGTFTGSADHLVSIAFYFTDPECNGVELYWDRDRTEWSWVHGSVEMATLYVDPNEFLSEHLTIEGQSTPGDESVFGRTQVGHVHLSVGDVATARQFYVDTLGFDATTSLGNQALFVSAGGYHHHMAMNVWNSRGAGPRMPALGLGRIDIRVPEADSLGELTERLTHHKVQVRDDGRTVSFDDPWANLIRVEISAS encoded by the coding sequence ATGAACGCGCTCACCACCCCAGACAAGCTCGCCGCCGACACCGCGATGGGCCCCGTCACCCTGCTGGTTGCCGACCTCGATGCAATGACGACGTACTACACGGATGCCGTTCCCCTGCGGATCCTGTCGGCCACCGACCGAACGGTGACGCTCGGTCGAGGCGGAGTGCCGACGGTCATTCTCGAGCACGCTCCGGAACTCACCCACGCCGCGGCGGGCTCGGCCGGACTGTTTCACACGGCGATCCTCTTCGAGTCGAAAGCGGCGCTCGCAGCCGCACTGTATTCGGTCGCGCGCAAGGCGCCCGGAACCTTCACCGGAAGCGCCGACCACCTCGTGAGCATCGCCTTCTACTTCACGGACCCTGAGTGCAATGGCGTCGAACTGTACTGGGACCGCGACCGCACCGAGTGGAGCTGGGTGCACGGTTCCGTTGAGATGGCGACGCTCTACGTCGACCCGAACGAGTTCCTCTCCGAGCACCTCACGATCGAGGGACAGTCGACACCGGGCGACGAGTCGGTTTTCGGCCGCACCCAGGTCGGCCACGTCCACCTCTCCGTCGGCGACGTCGCCACGGCACGCCAGTTCTACGTCGACACCCTGGGCTTCGACGCAACGACGTCGCTCGGAAACCAGGCGCTCTTCGTCTCCGCGGGCGGGTACCACCACCACATGGCCATGAACGTCTGGAATTCCCGAGGCGCCGGCCCGCGGATGCCGGCACTCGGCCTTGGCCGCATCGACATCCGGGTACCGGAGGCGGATTCGCTCGGCGAACTCACCGAGCGGCTCACGCACCACAAGGTTCAGGTGCGCGACGACGGCAGGACCGTGAGCTTTGACGACCCGTGGGCGAACCTCATCCGGGTCGAGATCTCCGCTTCCTGA
- a CDS encoding phosphoribosylaminoimidazolesuccinocarboxamide synthase: MSESTDLAGWKHVYSGKVRDLYERADGTASDSLLVVASDRVSAFDHVLSPGIPGKGELLTTLSLWWFDQLSVPNHLLPDHELTDDGTVAEIIPREVAGRAMLVKKLDMFPVECVVRGYLTGSGWKEYVASQSVCGIPLPAGLSNGDRLPEPLYTPAYKAPMGEHDENISFEQSVELVGETDATALRDLSLAIYAEASALAEKRGVILADTKFEFGRDRATGLITLGDEVLTSDSSRYWDAAVYATADTPEARMASFDKQIVRDWLAANWDQTGTPPELPQAIVEKTADRYRELLLRLTA, encoded by the coding sequence GTGAGCGAATCGACAGACCTGGCCGGCTGGAAACACGTCTACTCCGGCAAGGTCCGTGACCTCTACGAACGCGCAGACGGCACGGCATCCGACTCACTGCTCGTGGTCGCGAGCGACCGGGTCAGCGCCTTCGACCACGTGCTCTCCCCCGGCATCCCCGGCAAGGGTGAACTCCTCACCACGCTGAGCCTGTGGTGGTTCGACCAGCTGAGCGTGCCCAACCACCTCCTGCCAGACCACGAGCTGACCGACGACGGTACTGTCGCCGAGATCATCCCCCGTGAGGTCGCCGGCCGCGCAATGCTCGTCAAGAAACTCGACATGTTTCCCGTCGAGTGCGTCGTCCGCGGCTACCTGACGGGCTCCGGCTGGAAGGAGTACGTCGCGTCGCAGAGCGTGTGCGGAATCCCGTTGCCCGCCGGCCTGTCCAATGGTGACCGGCTGCCGGAGCCCCTCTATACCCCCGCGTACAAGGCGCCGATGGGCGAGCACGACGAGAACATCTCGTTCGAGCAGAGCGTCGAGCTCGTTGGTGAAACGGATGCCACAGCACTTCGCGACCTGTCCCTCGCGATCTACGCCGAGGCATCCGCCCTCGCTGAAAAGCGCGGCGTGATCCTCGCCGACACCAAGTTCGAGTTCGGTCGCGACCGCGCGACGGGCCTCATCACCCTCGGCGATGAGGTACTCACCTCCGACTCGTCGAGGTACTGGGATGCCGCGGTGTACGCGACGGCGGACACTCCCGAAGCCCGCATGGCCAGCTTCGACAAGCAGATCGTGCGGGACTGGCTCGCCGCCAACTGGGACCAGACCGGAACGCCGCCCGAGCTGCCGCAGGCCATAGTCGAGAAAACGGCAGACCGCTACCGGGAATTGCTCCTTCGCCTCACCGCGTAG
- a CDS encoding alpha/beta hydrolase, with protein MPLDPYFQKLYLERRRDMVAEMRGIVTGFVTSALSKVVPWRRFAAFRALRESPAGTVGTKAAGTAVAGREASHDKTTAAAKSVSRAPKPALSPAEVAKRKTPAWKRRNAQKWDTKLFGRVGIEPPEVDITDYLVDVTGFPTVRVRVYRPLGTSPTDGPALPAVLAFFGGSFQLGSVEDTSVDAAFRSRTADAGVIHVAVDYALAPEHRYPTQVEQGYAALRWLIEKAEELGIDPERLALNGTSSGGNIAASVALLNRDRLGHPLRLQVLEVPVTDLTGKSIDMAPIREMRIPSFLARRELVQVAEAYLGDRSRASEPYASPARALTHRGLPPAVILTAEYDALRLDGEGYAMILRASGVAASAVRYLGATHEAAMYRKVVPLARRWHTDVVTALRTLHDPVDSPAL; from the coding sequence ATGCCACTCGATCCGTACTTCCAGAAGCTGTACCTGGAGCGCCGCCGCGACATGGTCGCCGAAATGCGCGGCATCGTCACTGGCTTCGTCACGAGCGCTCTGTCAAAGGTGGTCCCCTGGCGACGGTTCGCCGCGTTCAGGGCCCTGCGTGAGTCGCCGGCCGGAACCGTCGGCACGAAAGCCGCCGGGACCGCGGTCGCCGGCCGGGAGGCATCCCACGACAAAACGACCGCGGCAGCGAAATCGGTCTCCCGCGCCCCGAAGCCCGCCCTCTCGCCCGCGGAGGTCGCTAAACGGAAGACACCGGCGTGGAAGCGCCGGAATGCCCAGAAGTGGGACACCAAACTCTTCGGACGGGTCGGGATCGAGCCCCCGGAGGTCGACATCACCGATTATCTGGTCGATGTCACCGGTTTCCCGACGGTTCGAGTTCGGGTCTACCGTCCCCTCGGAACGTCGCCGACGGATGGACCAGCCCTCCCCGCCGTGCTCGCGTTTTTCGGCGGATCGTTCCAACTCGGCAGCGTAGAGGACACGAGCGTCGACGCGGCGTTCCGCTCACGGACCGCCGATGCCGGCGTCATCCACGTCGCCGTCGACTACGCGCTCGCGCCGGAACATCGCTATCCGACGCAGGTCGAACAGGGGTACGCGGCTCTTCGCTGGCTGATCGAGAAAGCCGAGGAACTCGGCATCGACCCCGAGCGGCTCGCCCTCAACGGCACCTCGTCCGGGGGAAACATCGCGGCGAGCGTCGCCCTGCTCAACCGCGACAGGCTCGGACACCCCCTCAGGCTTCAGGTACTCGAGGTACCGGTGACCGACCTCACCGGCAAGAGCATCGACATGGCTCCGATCCGGGAGATGCGCATCCCGAGCTTCCTGGCCAGGCGTGAGCTTGTCCAGGTCGCCGAGGCCTACCTCGGTGACCGGTCGCGGGCAAGCGAGCCGTACGCCTCACCCGCGCGAGCGCTGACCCACCGAGGCCTTCCGCCCGCGGTCATCCTCACGGCCGAGTACGACGCACTCCGCCTCGACGGCGAAGGCTACGCGATGATCCTGCGCGCGTCGGGCGTCGCCGCGAGCGCGGTTCGCTATTTGGGCGCCACGCACGAGGCAGCGATGTACCGCAAGGTCGTTCCCCTCGCCCGCCGGTGGCACACCGATGTCGTCACAGCGCTTCGGACCCTGCACGATCCCGTCGATTCGCCCGCGCTCTGA
- a CDS encoding MFS transporter has protein sequence MADTSKTDAHSERVKWQSFWVCAGVACLTILDLSKVNVGLPSIEESLGGGATELQLIVAGYALAFGLALVPSGRLGDLKSRRNMFLIGLTSFMLASLLCALAPSIEILVLGRILQGVAAGIQMPQVLGLIQQLFQGAERGRAFGLFGATIGLSTAFGPTVGGLLIAVGGLENGWRLLFWMNIPLGLLAIWFAWRLLPKRQIHEGGASSLDVTGILLLGLATFSLMLPFVLTTGGPDDDPRRWLWLIGFVVAGAAFVWWERRYLRIGKSPVVHFGLLRLSSYRNGILIATAYFAAIPAMFLIVTLFLQQGLGLEAVFAGMVSIPFALASAVTSWLGGRLVNTQGRKIVVIGVALAATGIGATLPIVAFTPEELTPWLLAAVLTIAGAGGGFVISPNQTLTLQEVPVTQGGVAGSVAQVGQRVGTAIGVAVASSTFFATLYAEQGLETTEAIYRDAYGRGTLIIVGLLVVALVLSLLDLRKRTVAAA, from the coding sequence GTGGCTGATACCTCCAAAACCGATGCACACAGCGAACGCGTTAAATGGCAGAGTTTCTGGGTCTGCGCTGGGGTTGCCTGCCTGACGATCCTCGACCTCTCGAAGGTCAACGTCGGCCTGCCGTCGATTGAAGAATCGCTCGGCGGCGGCGCGACGGAACTGCAGCTCATCGTTGCCGGCTACGCGCTCGCCTTCGGACTCGCGCTCGTGCCGTCCGGGCGACTGGGTGACCTCAAGTCGCGCCGCAACATGTTCCTGATCGGGCTCACCTCGTTCATGCTCGCGAGCCTGCTGTGCGCGCTCGCACCGAGCATCGAGATCCTCGTTCTCGGTCGCATCCTGCAGGGGGTCGCGGCAGGAATCCAGATGCCGCAGGTGCTCGGACTGATCCAGCAGCTGTTCCAGGGCGCCGAACGCGGGAGGGCGTTCGGACTGTTCGGCGCCACGATCGGCCTGTCAACGGCCTTCGGCCCGACTGTCGGCGGCCTGCTCATCGCGGTCGGTGGGTTGGAGAACGGCTGGCGACTCCTGTTCTGGATGAACATCCCGCTCGGCCTCCTCGCCATCTGGTTCGCGTGGCGGCTGCTGCCCAAACGACAAATCCACGAGGGTGGGGCATCGAGCCTCGACGTCACGGGCATCCTGTTGCTCGGACTCGCCACCTTCAGCCTGATGTTGCCATTCGTCCTGACAACAGGCGGCCCGGATGACGACCCCCGCCGCTGGCTCTGGCTCATCGGGTTTGTGGTTGCCGGTGCCGCGTTCGTCTGGTGGGAACGCCGCTACCTCCGCATCGGCAAGTCACCGGTGGTGCACTTCGGTTTGCTTCGCCTCTCGTCGTACCGCAACGGCATCCTGATCGCGACCGCATATTTCGCCGCGATCCCCGCCATGTTCCTGATCGTCACCCTGTTCCTGCAGCAGGGCCTCGGGCTCGAGGCTGTTTTCGCGGGAATGGTCTCGATTCCGTTTGCTCTCGCGTCGGCTGTGACGTCGTGGCTCGGCGGGCGCCTCGTCAACACGCAGGGCAGGAAGATCGTCGTGATCGGCGTCGCGCTCGCGGCGACCGGCATCGGCGCCACCCTGCCGATCGTCGCCTTCACACCGGAAGAGTTGACGCCCTGGCTTCTCGCCGCTGTGCTCACCATCGCCGGAGCTGGTGGTGGTTTCGTCATCTCACCGAACCAGACGCTCACCCTCCAGGAGGTTCCCGTCACCCAGGGCGGCGTTGCCGGGTCGGTGGCGCAGGTGGGCCAGCGCGTCGGAACGGCGATCGGAGTCGCCGTCGCATCGAGCACGTTCTTCGCCACGCTGTACGCCGAGCAGGGACTCGAGACGACAGAGGCGATCTATCGGGATGCCTACGGCCGCGGAACGCTCATCATTGTCGGGTTGCTCGTGGTTGCACTCGTACTCAGCCTGCTCGACCTGCGCAAGCGCACCGTCGCGGCCGCCTGA
- a CDS encoding sensor histidine kinase produces the protein MNHSALTPVFAVLRWSLHSLLIALIVVVIVRSVIAESPMTGLIHGLAVLMLATYLGGALVAHLKPEFVASSRWVPVLWVTLLTGVWAALLSVTPDAAFIVFPLFFLYLQVLPPKVAVTVVAATTGVTILALGLDSGLSIGGVIGPLIGAGVALTIGFGYRALYREAEERQQLITELLETRGELAIAERSAGMLAERERLAREIHDTVAQSLSSIQLLLHAAERLDAERPGLKQLRLARETAADSLVDTRRIIRELTPPALDDRTLPAALKRLAASTEQTLRAGGAGTAVNFSVEGDAVPLPMTVDATLLRIAQGAIANVARHARATRADLTLTYQSDGVSLDVVDDGRGFDPELAASAAADDGSFGLTAIRQRVDALGGVLSIESRPGEGTALAVTLPILQSSSAIPSESQPKVST, from the coding sequence ATGAATCACTCCGCCCTCACCCCGGTGTTCGCCGTATTGCGCTGGTCGCTGCATTCGCTGCTGATCGCGCTCATCGTCGTCGTCATCGTTCGGTCGGTGATCGCCGAGTCGCCCATGACCGGGCTCATCCACGGTCTCGCGGTGCTCATGCTCGCGACCTACCTCGGCGGTGCGCTCGTCGCCCACCTCAAACCGGAGTTCGTGGCATCGTCCCGCTGGGTCCCGGTGCTGTGGGTCACCCTGCTCACCGGCGTCTGGGCCGCGCTTCTTTCCGTCACGCCGGATGCCGCATTTATCGTCTTCCCGCTGTTCTTCCTCTACCTGCAGGTACTTCCACCGAAGGTGGCGGTAACCGTGGTCGCGGCGACGACGGGGGTCACCATCCTCGCCCTCGGCCTGGATTCGGGGCTCTCGATCGGCGGCGTTATCGGCCCGCTCATCGGTGCCGGCGTCGCCCTCACCATCGGATTCGGCTACCGCGCGCTCTATCGCGAGGCCGAGGAACGCCAGCAGCTCATCACCGAACTGCTTGAGACCCGCGGTGAGCTCGCCATTGCCGAGCGCTCGGCGGGGATGCTCGCCGAGCGCGAACGGCTGGCGCGCGAGATCCACGACACGGTGGCGCAATCGCTGTCGAGCATTCAATTGCTCCTGCACGCGGCCGAACGCCTCGACGCGGAACGGCCCGGTCTCAAGCAACTCCGGCTGGCTCGTGAGACCGCGGCGGACTCCCTCGTCGACACCCGGCGGATCATCCGCGAGCTGACGCCGCCAGCGCTCGACGACAGGACGCTTCCCGCCGCGCTCAAGCGACTGGCAGCATCCACCGAGCAGACTCTCCGTGCCGGCGGGGCAGGCACAGCGGTGAACTTCTCCGTTGAGGGAGACGCTGTTCCCCTTCCGATGACCGTCGACGCCACCCTGCTCCGGATCGCCCAGGGGGCCATCGCAAACGTGGCGCGGCACGCTCGGGCGACCCGCGCCGACCTCACCCTCACCTACCAGTCCGACGGCGTTTCCCTCGATGTCGTCGATGACGGCCGGGGATTCGACCCCGAGCTCGCGGCGTCCGCAGCCGCAGACGACGGTTCGTTCGGACTCACCGCCATCCGTCAGCGCGTCGACGCCCTCGGCGGGGTGCTGAGTATCGAATCGAGGCCGGGGGAGGGAACAGCGCTCGCCGTGACCCTGCCTATCCTGCAGTCCAGTTCCGCCATCCCGTCCGAGTCGCAGCCGAAGGTCAGCACATGA
- a CDS encoding GNAT family N-acetyltransferase, with protein sequence MQHDEPVLAIERREYSHPDVRRLIGQLQDLYVSIYGGSDESPIDDADFQPPRGVFAVGYIDDEPVAMGAWRSVESAGGSGRGRGELKRMFVDERYRGRSYSRAILSWLENSAREHGVTFMILETNLNHPTAIALYRSAGYRDIPNYGHYADNPRTVSLGRELLPAS encoded by the coding sequence ATGCAGCACGACGAGCCCGTTCTCGCCATTGAACGGCGCGAGTACTCGCACCCCGATGTTCGCCGACTCATCGGACAGCTTCAGGACCTGTACGTCAGCATCTATGGCGGATCCGACGAGAGCCCCATCGACGATGCTGACTTCCAGCCGCCGCGCGGAGTCTTCGCCGTGGGCTATATCGATGACGAACCGGTCGCGATGGGCGCCTGGCGCAGCGTCGAAAGCGCCGGCGGCAGTGGCAGAGGCAGAGGAGAACTCAAACGGATGTTCGTCGACGAGCGTTATCGGGGCCGCAGCTACTCCCGCGCCATCCTGTCCTGGCTCGAGAACTCGGCTCGTGAGCACGGGGTGACGTTCATGATCCTCGAAACCAACCTCAACCATCCGACGGCAATCGCGCTGTACCGCTCGGCCGGATACCGCGACATCCCGAACTACGGCCACTATGCCGACAACCCGAGAACCGTGTCGCTCGGCCGGGAGCTTCTGCCGGCATCCTGA
- the purS gene encoding phosphoribosylformylglycinamidine synthase subunit PurS has translation MPTIVVDVMPKAELLDPQGKAVAGALARLGKTEFSGVRIGKRFELTVDGPVTDAVRADVEKIADEILSNGVIEDVVAITYPEAE, from the coding sequence GTGCCCACAATCGTCGTTGACGTCATGCCGAAGGCCGAACTGCTTGATCCGCAAGGCAAGGCAGTCGCAGGAGCGCTCGCCCGACTCGGCAAGACCGAGTTCAGCGGAGTTCGCATCGGCAAGCGATTCGAGCTCACCGTCGATGGTCCGGTGACGGATGCCGTCCGCGCGGACGTCGAGAAGATCGCTGACGAAATCCTCTCAAACGGGGTCATCGAAGACGTCGTCGCCATCACATACCCCGAGGCGGAGTAA
- a CDS encoding response regulator: MIRLLIADDHPVVRAGLGALFATEPDLIVVGEAASGEEAVARSYAGVDIVLMDLQFGGGMQGADATRRIRERPGAPHVLVLTNYDTDADILGAVEAGAAGYLLKDAPPEELIAAVRAAARGESALAPTVAGRLEARQNAPDDALSARETEVLTLVADGMSNREIARRLFLSEATVKSHLVHIFTKLQVSSRTAAVASARERGAIRLG; encoded by the coding sequence ATGATCCGCCTCCTCATTGCCGACGATCATCCCGTTGTGCGCGCCGGTCTCGGTGCCCTCTTCGCGACCGAGCCCGACCTGATTGTTGTCGGTGAGGCGGCATCCGGCGAGGAGGCGGTCGCGCGCAGTTACGCCGGCGTCGACATCGTGCTCATGGACCTGCAGTTCGGCGGCGGTATGCAGGGCGCTGACGCGACGAGGCGCATCCGCGAACGTCCTGGGGCTCCGCACGTTCTCGTTCTCACCAATTACGACACGGATGCCGACATCCTCGGTGCCGTCGAAGCGGGAGCCGCCGGCTACCTGCTCAAGGACGCGCCGCCCGAGGAACTCATTGCCGCGGTGCGTGCAGCAGCGCGTGGTGAGAGCGCCCTCGCTCCCACCGTCGCCGGTCGGCTCGAAGCCCGCCAGAATGCTCCGGACGATGCGCTGAGTGCACGCGAAACCGAGGTGCTCACCCTCGTTGCCGACGGCATGTCCAACCGCGAGATTGCCAGGCGGCTCTTCCTCTCAGAGGCAACGGTGAAGAGCCACCTCGTGCACATTTTCACCAAGCTGCAGGTCTCGTCCCGAACCGCAGCCGTGGCATCCGCCCGGGAACGCGGAGCGATCCGTTTGGGCTGA
- the purQ gene encoding phosphoribosylformylglycinamidine synthase subunit PurQ gives MRIGVITFPGSLDERDAQRAIRIAGAEPVALWHGEHDLHGVDALVLPGGFSYGDYLRAGAIASVSPIMAEVIDAANSGMPVLGICNGFQMLTEAHLLPGGLIRNDHGLFIRRDQALRVENTDTAWSTGFELNDEIVIPLKNGEGGFIASEDELDRLEGEGRVVFRYLGVNPNGSLRDIAGITNERGNVVGLMPHPEHAVEPGFGPDMTDAMRSGVDGLTLFTSAIQALQAV, from the coding sequence GTGCGCATCGGCGTCATCACCTTTCCCGGGTCGCTCGACGAGCGTGACGCTCAGCGCGCGATCCGCATCGCCGGCGCTGAGCCTGTAGCGCTCTGGCACGGCGAACACGACCTTCACGGCGTCGATGCCCTCGTTCTTCCCGGCGGATTCAGCTACGGGGATTACCTGCGCGCCGGAGCGATCGCATCCGTCTCTCCGATCATGGCCGAGGTCATCGACGCGGCGAACTCAGGAATGCCCGTGCTCGGAATCTGCAACGGATTCCAGATGCTCACCGAAGCTCACCTCCTGCCCGGCGGACTCATCCGCAACGATCACGGTCTGTTCATCCGCCGCGACCAGGCACTCCGCGTGGAGAACACCGACACCGCGTGGTCCACGGGTTTTGAGCTGAACGACGAGATCGTCATCCCGCTGAAGAACGGCGAAGGCGGATTCATCGCCTCCGAAGACGAACTCGATCGACTCGAGGGCGAAGGACGCGTCGTCTTCCGCTACCTCGGCGTCAACCCGAACGGTTCGCTGCGCGACATCGCTGGCATCACCAACGAGCGCGGCAACGTCGTCGGCCTCATGCCGCACCCCGAGCACGCCGTTGAGCCCGGCTTCGGTCCTGACATGACGGATGCCATGCGGTCCGGCGTCGACGGACTCACCCTGTTCACGAGCGCGATCCAGGCGCTGCAGGCGGTCTGA